In the Phenylobacterium soli genome, GCAGAACTCCGCGATGACCCGATTGATTTCGGCGAGGCCCGATTCCTGAGCCTTGAGATCAGCGGTTACAGCCGCCAGGTCGATTTCCGGCGCTGGCTCATAGGTGTCCACATAGCGAGGAATGTTGAGGTTGTAGTCGTTCTCCTCGATCTCGCTCAGCGACGCGCGGTGACTGAACCCCTTCTCCTCAGATCGCGAGACATAGGCTTGCACAATCGCTTCGACGTCATCATCGAGGAGAAGGTTCTGGTTCTTGCCGCGATCGAACCGCCGGCTAGCATCGATGAAGAGGATATTCTCCGGCGACTCCCGGTGCTTCTTGAGCACTAGCACGCAGGTCGGAATGCCTGTCCCGTAGAAGATGTTGGCGGGTAAGCCGATCACTGCGTCGAGGTAGTTCCGCTCTGCGATGAGGATCCGTCTGATATCCCCCTCAGCCGCCCCACGAAATAGCGCCCCGTGGGGCAGAATGACCGCGGCAACCCCGTTGTCAGCCAACTGATGGACCATGTGCAGCACAAAGGCGAAGTCCGCCTTGGATGCGGGAGCCAAGCGGCCGTAGGCGCTGAACCTTTCATCTTGGGCGAAGTGTGGGTCGGCGCTCCAATTCGCTGAGAACGGGGGGTTGGCGACTACCGCCTCGAAACGCTTATGGAGATGCTGAGGCCGCTCAAGGGTATCGTCCTGCTTGATGCTGAACTTGCGGTAGTTCACCCCGTGCAGAATCATATTCATGCGCGCGAGATTGTAGGTCGTCCGGTTCGCCTCCTGGCCGTAGAAGCCGTCGGCGATGTTGCGGATCCCCACCTCGCGCGCCACGCGGAGCAAGAGGGATCCCGACCCACAAGTGGGGTCGTACACGTTCTGCAGCCGGACCTTGCCACTCGTTACGATCTTGGCGAGCACGGTCGAGACCTGCTGCGGAGTGTAGAATTCGCCGGCCTTCTTGCCCGCGCCGCTGGCGAACTGGGCGATCAAATACTCGTACGCGTCCCCGAGCACGTCACTGTCGACTTGGTCCAGCCGGAAATCCACCCGGTCGTCGTCGAGCCGGGCCAAGATTTTCGTCACGAGCAGGTTTCGCTCGCTGACGGTGCGTCCGAGCTTGGTTGATCCGAGGTCCATGTCCTCGAAGAGGTGGTCGAAGTCCTCCTCGCTGTCAGCGCCCATGGTCGAGCGCTGGATGTTCGCCAAGATCCTATTCAGGTCATCCAGAATAAAATTGTCACCCTTCCGCGCACCCTTGGCCGCCATCGCAGAAAAAAGTTCCGACGGGCGAAGAAAGTAGCCAAGCTCATCGATCGCCTCTGCTCGTAGCGCCTCGAGGTACTCTTCGCCTTCGGCCGATCCCTCTCGAAGATCTTGGAACTTGAGCCCATCAGGTTGCAACAGCCGGTCAGCGTATAATTGCATACGCTCGGACAGATACTTGTAGAAGATGAAGCCGAGTATGTAGTCCCGAAACTGGTCGGCATCCATCTTGCCTCGGAGATCATTAGCGATCCCCCAGAGCGCCGCTTGCAGCTGGCGCTTCTGCGCGTCCGTCATATACGCCCCCAGGACTAGCCGGTTTCGCCGAGACCCGCCGGCTATCCGGCTCGCTCATTGTCACAAGATTCTCATATCCGCTCATACCCAGGCGGACCGGAATCAAGGGTAGCAGGACGCTCGCCGCGGGGCGATGGCGTGGTACGCGTTCCCCCAAAATCCACCCGTTAGGACGAGCTCACACTGAGCGAAATCCACGCGGTGCCTCAGCGGCCGAGGTCAAGCCCGCGATTCCGTCCGACGGAGCGTATCAGGTCATCGACAAGGCGTCGCTGAGCCCGGCCCGAATCGCCGATGCCCAAATCCGCACGCCGCGCAGAAAGCGCGGCGCCAAGTGCCGGGTCGCGATCAACCCGATCGGTGAGCCGGCGGAGGTCGCGTTCGAGCGCACGGCGTTCCAAGACGTCCCTGCCTGCCCCCCGCCCCATGCGCAAACTGAGGGCCGCCCACTCCTTCACGAACGCGGCCACGCGCAGCTCCAGGTCGTCGGCCCTGCGGATGCCGCGCCGAGTGGCGAAGCCGGCGCTGTAGTCCAGTGTCGTGTCCTTAGGTCGCTCGCGGCTGAGGGTGCGGGTGAGCTCGACACGATCTCTAAACTGGTCCCGGCCGAAGTGCACCGCGATCGCCTGGCGGTGCCGCGTCATGGCGACATAGGCCGCGTGCCGGTCGAGCCCGCTGGTGGCCAGCACGTGGACGCGGTCGACCGTCACGCCCTGCGCCTTGTGGATGGTTGCGGCGTAGCCGTGATCAATGTCGGCGTATTCGGAGATCGAGAAGGTCACCTCGCGTCGGTCCGTGCCGTCCAGGCGGACGACCAAGTCGCCACGCTCAATGCGCTCGACGCGGCCGAGCGTGCCGTTCTTCACGCCCAGGGACTTCTCGTTGCGCAGGAACATGATGCGATCGCCCGCCGCGAACATGCGCTCGCCCCGTTCGGTCGCGACCGCTTGGTCCTCACCAAGGCTGCCGGCGGAGCGTAGGCTCGCTCGGGCGAGGCGGTTCAGCTCGGCGACATCGGCGCGCGTGTGCGCGAGCATGAGCTGGCTGGCCTGGGGTTGCGAGACGCGCGCCCTCTCCCACCCCGCCGCCAGGCCCGCGCGTGCGTCGGCTGTCGTCGCGTAGTCGTGCACCGCGCCGGCCGCCTCGTAACGCGCCAGGGCCTCGCTCGTGCGCCCCGTCGCGAGTTCGCGCGTGGCATGACGCTGCCAGCCCTCCGCTTGACGGCGGACTTCGGTGATCTCGGCGGCGCCATGCCGTTCCGCGAGCGCGCGGAATGCCGCCCCCGCCTCGATCGCCTGCAGCTGCTCGACATCGCCGACCAGGACGAGCTTCGCGCCAGCCTGTTCGACCGCAGCAACCACCCGCGCCATCTGTCGCGAGCCGATCATCCCCGCCTCGTCCACGACGAGCACGTCGTTGGCGCGCAGCAGGTCGCGGCCGTTCGCCCAGCTGTGCTCCAGGCTCGCCAGGGTCCGCGAGGGGATGGAGGAGCCGGCCTCCAGGCTCTCCGCCGCGATGCCGGACAAGGCCGCGCCA is a window encoding:
- a CDS encoding type I restriction-modification system subunit M, translating into MTDAQKRQLQAALWGIANDLRGKMDADQFRDYILGFIFYKYLSERMQLYADRLLQPDGLKFQDLREGSAEGEEYLEALRAEAIDELGYFLRPSELFSAMAAKGARKGDNFILDDLNRILANIQRSTMGADSEEDFDHLFEDMDLGSTKLGRTVSERNLLVTKILARLDDDRVDFRLDQVDSDVLGDAYEYLIAQFASGAGKKAGEFYTPQQVSTVLAKIVTSGKVRLQNVYDPTCGSGSLLLRVAREVGIRNIADGFYGQEANRTTYNLARMNMILHGVNYRKFSIKQDDTLERPQHLHKRFEAVVANPPFSANWSADPHFAQDERFSAYGRLAPASKADFAFVLHMVHQLADNGVAAVILPHGALFRGAAEGDIRRILIAERNYLDAVIGLPANIFYGTGIPTCVLVLKKHRESPENILFIDASRRFDRGKNQNLLLDDDVEAIVQAYVSRSEEKGFSHRASLSEIEENDYNLNIPRYVDTYEPAPEIDLAAVTADLKAQESGLAEINRVIAEFCQDLGVEAPV
- the traA gene encoding Ti-type conjugative transfer relaxase TraA — its product is MAIYHFSAKVISRANGSSAVAAAAYRSGSRLHDERLGRAHDFTNKAGVVHSEILAPDGVPERWRDRETLWNEVEAGERRRDAQLVREVEFAIPRELSQADGIQLARDFVKREFVDRGMVADLNVHWDVAADGTPKPHAHVMLSMRDVGPDGFGAKVRAWNRPELLMEWRSSWAEHANARLAALDIDAAIDHRSLKAQGIDLEPQNKIGAAASGRAARGELAERIAEHRAIARRNGELIAANPSLAFDAITRCQSTFTDYDLMRFAHRHTDDAAQFQRAVSALKTSPELVGLGKDAAGRERFSTRDMLRVEEALEASAARLADRGGHEVREWSSAGPGLGDEQSAAMAHVTTGADLALVVGYAGSGKTAMLGAAREAWAADGLTVRGAALSGIAAESLEAGSSIPSRTLASLEHSWANGRDLLRANDVLVVDEAGMIGSRQMARVVAAVEQAGAKLVLVGDVEQLQAIEAGAAFRALAERHGAAEITEVRRQAEGWQRHATRELATGRTSEALARYEAAGAVHDYATTADARAGLAAGWERARVSQPQASQLMLAHTRADVAELNRLARASLRSAGSLGEDQAVATERGERMFAAGDRIMFLRNEKSLGVKNGTLGRVERIERGDLVVRLDGTDRREVTFSISEYADIDHGYAATIHKAQGVTVDRVHVLATSGLDRHAAYVAMTRHRQAIAVHFGRDQFRDRVELTRTLSRERPKDTTLDYSAGFATRRGIRRADDLELRVAAFVKEWAALSLRMGRGAGRDVLERRALERDLRRLTDRVDRDPALGAALSARRADLGIGDSGRAQRRLVDDLIRSVGRNRGLDLGR